The genomic window GCCAACCGGACGCGTAGCAGCACGAAGTGGGAACTCATCGCGCCCTTGGAGCCCTTGCACCGGCTGACGGACCGCCCGGCGTACCGTCCGGCGGTCAGCACGTGCTCGCGCAGCCGCACCTGATCAGTCAGCTCTCGACAGGACCTGGTGGACGGTTCGCCGGACACGGTCGAGGACCCGGCCGCTACTCTGTCGGAATCCGGTAGGCCGATGGGGGATGGGTGATCCGTGCGGAACTTCAGATCAGGCACCGGACGGCTCGTCGGTGTGCTGGGAGTGACCGCTCTGGCCATCGCGACGCTCGCCGGCTGTGGTTCCAACGGGCCCACAGGATCAGCCGACCAGGTCAAGGCGAAGATCACCGCAGACGTCACTCAGGTGACACAAGAGCTTCGGTCGCGCCCCCCGTATTCCGACGGCGAGATCACCGCGAGCACCACTGGCCCGGCGGCTCCGTCCTGCACCAACAAAAAGAGAAGCAGCGCGTATTCGCTGTCCTGGACGTTCACATCGGACGCCTACGCCGTATCCGACATCTACAACGACTTCGCCCATCGCGGCTCGGGATTCCTGGACAGTCTGGGCTACCACTGGGCCGCGGAGAGCGGCGCCATGTCGCCCACGTTCGAAGGCAACGCCAACAACAGGAAGTTCGGCCTTCACGCCGTGCTCAGGATGACCGCCGACGGCTCCGGCGTGGGGGCCAAGGTCCACGTCGAGGTCTCCGCCACCGCCGACTGCCGGTAGCGGACGCCTCCGCGGGCAACCAGCCGGACGCTCGAGATCAAGCTGAGCTGAGGCAGAACACCTGACCTGATCAGTCACGATCGCCTCTTGTCGCGCGAGTTGTCGGCTCAGCGTCACCAACTCAGCACGGGTTGCTCAGCATGGCTGATCAGCACGGGCGCCCGAGGTCCTTGGTGAAGCCGCGAGTTCGGCTGTACTGCTGGAAGCCGAGGGACTCGTAGACGAGCTTGGGGACCGGGTATCCGGCATCGCCACGCGGACAGACCGTGGCCAGCCTGCCGCCCGCGGCCGCGAAGGCGTGCAGCACCGCGATGCCGGTGGCCCGCGACAGGCCGAGCCGGCGGAAGTCGGGTGCGGTGCCGACGGGTTCGAACAGGCCGATGCCGCTGGGCCCGTCGTACCAGCCCTGGCAGTAGGCGGCCGCCTTGCCCTGCGGGGAGAACGCCGTCAGGTCGAACTCGGCTCGGTAGGGCCAGAGTTCCCGCATCGCCAGGTGCCGCTCCGCGGTGCTCCGCTGAGCCGGGGCGCCGCCTCCGCCTCGGCGGGATCGGCGGGATCGGCGGGATCAGCGGGATCGGCGGTCCGAGTGGCGGTGGCGGCCCGCTATGCCCAGGCCAGGACCTCGTCGGCGAGGTCCGGATGGGCTGGGTCCACCTGCATGGTCAGCTCGTCCGGCGACTCCAGCCACCCCCAGGCAGCGGTGACCTCGCCGACGGTCCAGAGCGCGGTCAGGCGGGTGTCGGGCGCGGACTCGGCGCAGGCGGCAGCCCACGCGAGGTCACCGGAGTGCCGCCCGCCGGCCTCCGGGAAAACGCGACTCGCGAGGCTCTGCATCGCACGCAGCGCCACCGGCCCCTGGTATTCGTATCGCCGCACAGTCGGTGACTGTGCCCGGTCCGGGAGCGGACGACAACCGAAATTCGCCGCACCGGCCCGCGAGGCCCGGTCGGGCTGGCAAGCTGTCCCGGTCGGGACGCCGCCGGGCGGCCCGTGAGCGAGGGGGAGGTCCGCAGTGGGTGGTGGAGGTAAGCCGTGGGAGCACGGCCCTGCCGCAGCGGCTCCGCCCGCGCCTCCCGTCGACCCGGAGCTGGCCACCGTGCTGGCGGCCATGGGCACGGCGGCACGGGAGCCCGTCACCCCGGAGGGTCTCGCGGCCAGGCAGCAGCGGGATGCCACGGCCCGGCCCAGGCCGACCCTCCACGAACTGCGCGCCGACGGCCGGTTCGAGGTGGCGGAGTTGCGTGCGCCGGGCGGTCGGGGCGGGCCGGAGGTCACCCTCGTCAGCGCACGGCCCGCCGGGACGGCCGGACCGCTGCCGCTCCTGTACTACCTGCACGGCGGCGGGCTGATCATGGGCAACGCCTGGTCCGTGCTGCCACGGGTGCTCAGCGACTGGGCCCTCCCGCTGGGGCTCGCCGTCATCTCCGTCGAGTACCGGCTGGCGCCGCGGGCGCGGTACCTCGACCCCGTGGAGGACTGCTACGCCGGGCTCGCCTGGGCCGCCGGCCACGCGGCCGAACTGGGTCTCGACGCGGATCGGATCATCCTCGGCGGGAAGAGCGCGGGTGCCGGACTCGCCGCGGGGCTCGCCCTGTTGACCCGCGACCGAGGCGGGCCGGTGCCGATCGGCCAGTTGCTGCTGAGCCCGATGCTCGACGACCGCAACGACACCTTCTCCAGCCACCAGATGGCCGGCCACGACACCTGGGACCGGGCCTCCAACACCACCGCTTGGCAGGCGCTGCTGGGCGACCGGTACGGCACCGCCGACCTGTCGCCCTACGCGGCCGCCGCCCGCGCCACGGACCTGTCCCGGCTCCCCCCGGCCTACATCGAGGTCGGGTCGGCCGAGACCTTCCGGGACGAGGCCGTCGGCTACGCCGATGCGATCTGGCGGGCCGGCGGCGAGGCCGAACTGCACGTCTGGCCAGGCGCGTTCCACGGCTTCGACACCCTCGCACCGCAGGCCACCCTGAGCCAGGAGGCCGGCGAGGCCCGCTCCCGCTGGCTGCGGCGGATCACCGGACGGACCGGACGCTGAGTCTGCGGCGACAGCGACAGCGACTCGACGGGACACCGCCACCCCGCCACCCCACCACCGCTGTTCAGCCCGTCGGCAGGCCGATCCCGTCACGTTCCAGCACGGCGCGGAGCCGCGCGAAGGTCTGCGCGACGGCCGGCAGCGGGGACGTCCCGCTCGTCTCCGCGAAGAGTTCGGCGAGCCGCTCCGAGAACGTCCCGGCCGCCGCCTCGACCAGCGCCAGGCCGTCATCGGTCAGGGCGAGCAGTGAGGACCGGCGGTCCGCCGGATTCGGCTGCCGGACGACCCAGCCCAGTTTCTCCAGGCGGTCGACGCCCTTGCTGGTCGCCCCGATCCCGATGGCGAACTCGGCGGCGAGGTCCGCCACCCGGGACCCGGGTTGGTCGCGGAGGTGGCTCAGGAACTCGAACTGCGAGGTGACGATCCCGTGCCGCTCGCGGAGGCGTTCGTTGAGCGCGTTGTAGAGCCGCGTCTCGCAGCGGACGAGGTCGGCGAAGAGGCCCGGCAGGTCGAGCATGCCGTCACTCGCGTCACTCGCCGCGCCATCGCTTGATTTAGATGCCATGGCATATAGTGTACTGGCATTCACTTCGAGAGGGGCAACGATGAGCAGGGAACAACGCGCCGAGGTCGATGCCATGCTCCGGCAGCCCAGGCCCGAGGGCCCTCGCACGGTCGAGGCGATCCGCGCCGGTTTCCGGGCACTGATGGCGCAGATGATCGTCCCGGACGGGATCCGCACCGAGGAGACGGCGCTCGGCGGCCGGCCCGCGCTGCTCGTCGAACCGGTCGACGGCCCGCAGCCCGGCACGATCCTCTACTTCCACGGCGGCGCCTACGTCTTCGGCTCGCCCGCGACCGCACTGTCGCTGACCGGGAACCTGGTGGCCAGGACCGGCTTCAGGGCGCTCTCCCCGGACTACCGGCTCGCCCCCGAGCACCCGTTCCCGGCCGCGATCGAGGA from Kitasatospora sp. NBC_01287 includes these protein-coding regions:
- a CDS encoding alpha/beta hydrolase — encoded protein: MGTAAREPVTPEGLAARQQRDATARPRPTLHELRADGRFEVAELRAPGGRGGPEVTLVSARPAGTAGPLPLLYYLHGGGLIMGNAWSVLPRVLSDWALPLGLAVISVEYRLAPRARYLDPVEDCYAGLAWAAGHAAELGLDADRIILGGKSAGAGLAAGLALLTRDRGGPVPIGQLLLSPMLDDRNDTFSSHQMAGHDTWDRASNTTAWQALLGDRYGTADLSPYAAAARATDLSRLPPAYIEVGSAETFRDEAVGYADAIWRAGGEAELHVWPGAFHGFDTLAPQATLSQEAGEARSRWLRRITGRTGR
- a CDS encoding MarR family winged helix-turn-helix transcriptional regulator; the protein is MASKSSDGAASDASDGMLDLPGLFADLVRCETRLYNALNERLRERHGIVTSQFEFLSHLRDQPGSRVADLAAEFAIGIGATSKGVDRLEKLGWVVRQPNPADRRSSLLALTDDGLALVEAAAGTFSERLAELFAETSGTSPLPAVAQTFARLRAVLERDGIGLPTG